From Apium graveolens cultivar Ventura chromosome 9, ASM990537v1, whole genome shotgun sequence, the proteins below share one genomic window:
- the LOC141684794 gene encoding putative MO25-like protein At4g17270 isoform X2, producing MSSSVRLQFFGTTSMQFFREYNTLLESSNYITRRNVVKCVSSIDNMRILMNLLRDSNKTIKLEAFHVFKLFVAN from the exons ATGTCGAGCTCCGTGAGACTTCAGTTCTTTGGAACTACAAGTATGCAG TTTTTCCGGGAGTACAACACATTGTTGGAGTCTTCTAACTACATCACTAGAAGAAATGTAGTCAAG TGTGTTAGTTCAATAGACAACATGAGGATCCTCATGAACCTTCTCAGG GATTCAAACAAGACGATCAAATTAGAAGCATTTCATGTGTTCAAG CTTTTTGTTGCTAATTAA
- the LOC141684794 gene encoding putative MO25-like protein At4g17270 isoform X1 has protein sequence MSSSVRLQFFGTTSMQFFREYNTLLESSNYITRRNVVKCVSSIDNMRILMNLLRDSNKTIKLEAFHVFKKQTSAILQ, from the exons ATGTCGAGCTCCGTGAGACTTCAGTTCTTTGGAACTACAAGTATGCAG TTTTTCCGGGAGTACAACACATTGTTGGAGTCTTCTAACTACATCACTAGAAGAAATGTAGTCAAG TGTGTTAGTTCAATAGACAACATGAGGATCCTCATGAACCTTCTCAGG GATTCAAACAAGACGATCAAATTAGAAGCATTTCATGTGTTCAAG AAGCAAACTTCTGCGATTCTTCAATGA